The genomic region TTACTGTGACCGCACAGGACTAATTCATAATCAGGAGGCCCAGCTCGTCAACTTGCCTCACGCTATCTGATTAATTACATCAAACACACTGGTGCTAATGGAGtccctctgtctcaccctccaCTCACACAGTTCTTTGGCACCAAACACACTTGTAGCACACCTGCTTTGCCTTCATTGAGATTGTGAGGCTGTTTATGCAAATAGGTTTGTGCACTTCTGTAATTGAGGTTTAGGAGGTATCATATACTTTTGTCTGTCATGAGTATTCCTTCACTGAATAAAAGAGCTTGTGTTTTTAGGTCGCTGGTGGCGTGTAACAGAAATAGATTGATGGCCCCCGTGACTGCGATCGAGGGATTAACCCAGCTGGATAACAGACTTAGGCTGTAGATCATGACCTGGCTGTTGCTGATGGATTACATCAAGCTACACAACAGTTTGGGCTTTTTTGTGATACTTGATTTGTGTTGGAACAAGAGCGCTGTAAATCTAGTCCAAATACATCTATCAGTGTCTGTACATATTAAGCCAGGGTGTCTGGATAAACCTGGACATACCATCATAAACCATCTCTGCTGTCCTGAAGACATGCCTCCCTCTGTTTCCATCTTCATCTCTGTTCCAGCTAGTTGAGGAGGAAAAGTCTGTGGTGATGACGGAGATGGAGAAGATGGTGGCATTGTGCCAACAGCTGCAGATGGGAGCCAAAACTCCTGTGCAGGGCAAGACTGCCACCTTCCAGAAGGTACTCGTACTacgcttgtgtttgtttgtgtgtatactaaataaatacacaatgactTTGTTCTGCCACTAGTCTGTGTTGTTTAGAAGACATCAAATTGGCAACATCACACAGAGTGTGCAGAGCAGAAttactcttgtttttttcttaaagggATAATTAgcttaaaaaagcaacaaccgACGGGCATCAATGGAGCACTATGCTCAGTGAACACACAATAGAGCATGACTTACTGCGTCACTTCATTATCGGCTACAGCATAATCTTTCAGCGAGTTACACCATTATTGGCCACATGGGCGCTAGATTAATGAGCATCTTGGGCAGGGATGAGCTGCCTTAGGTCACCTTGTAATAAAGGCAAAGGTTATAATCAAAAGGACGGGATAAAGAATAGCGTGTCCATTGCTGATTCATTCGTCTCTTATAGAAGAGTGTGTTATATTCTGATGTGCATGTGTTGGCTGCTAGGTATTAATGCATGTATGTTGTTGTGCCTTTGTATCCAACGGGTATCTATGCTACCCCTGTCAAACTCTTGCATAATAATTGTATGTCTTTGCCTCTAGGTGGATTCATCCATTCAGACAACCAGAGGTATCTTGACTGTGGTTCTCTCTCTTCTACCATCCTGCAACAAGCTCACCAGAAAGGTGACTAAACAGGACTCATGACTGATTGACTGGCACCAGTAGAAGCCTAGCCAGCTACATGGAAATCTTATGTAGCCCTAGAAAGTATTATTAAACTTGTAATAACTCATTTGAAGGCCACTTAGGGCCAGTGGAAGCTTGCTTTGAAAATAACATGGACATATACCACCTTAAGTTGATGTGTTTTTTGCACGTATATAAAACAGCAAAGGATACTTATTTTCTCATTATATCTGgtttttttccattcatttttCTCATTGATGTCCATTTGCAGTACAAATCAGAGAGGAATAGCCTGGGTTTCCCGCAGGActggagagagaggcaggatgCATCCACACCTGTCAAAGAGGAGGGAGCTCTtcacaacaagaacagcaacgGCTTTGGTGTCAAATCTCTGGAGCAACACATGGTCGGTCTTAACCTTCTTGAGAGCAAATAATTCAGAAAACATCACCTCCTCTGTACCAGCTTCTCCCTCGAAGCAGCACATAGCCAACCTCCCCTTTCTGGATAAAATATTCCTATTCCTGCTCCCTTCATCCTCATGCACCCACCAGAATGGGctagagcagtgtgtgtgtggtgaagatGGAAGCCTCGGGTCATATaaagtttgtatttgttgtctGGGTGATGAAGTGTAAGCTTTACAGAGGAAAAAGCAGATCCAAGATTGCTGTGCCAAGGGGGAAGTTGGAACCCAGGCTAGATGTGTTACCTGAAGCACCAGTTGCACACCAGTCCACAAGATGGAGACAATCAGCCAACACTATGACTTTGCCACTTGTAGTCAGCCTCCTCACTGATTTTTGAGTCACTTTAATCAATTCTCTAGATATTGAATTGATATACTGATCAGAACTCATCTTAATGCTCAGCTTCGCCATACGTCTTCACTATGTGCCTGTGTTACAAGCCCAATTGCTTCGTGGTGTACTCTAATTGTGTTGTACATGTTCGCCAaattggggtggggggggggtgcatgaTGCATGATGCGATCATCACCAGACCTTTGTGTTTGAGTCTCTTGTGGTCAATGTGTCATAGGCTGTAATATTATATAGTGGTACATTGTGTCCTGGCATTCTATTCATCTCACTTCGataaataagtatttaaaaagtaaatattaatGACTGCTTTCCATACAGTTTGCCATGGAATGTTAATCACTAAATCACAATTTAATGCCAAATATGATTGTTCTCAATTATAAGCTCTGATCTTCAGCTTGCAACTAGTGTAAAATATAAAGCTCTTACACCTCCAGTTTACATCACTGGATGGGCCTGGTTTCTCCAAAGAAAGTCAGGTGATAAACATTCAAATGTTATTATGATGCTTTTGGGACATCAGGACCTTACTTTATGCTGTAATCATTGTGTGTAGTTATACATGCATTTTCTTTAACAAAATAACTGAAACATAATTATGAAATGGCACCTGTGTCAAATGGAGCCTTGAAGTGTACTTGTTATGAAGACTATCATTGTGAAGCTGCCTTGTAGGccaatatgtaaatgtatatggTATCTATAATATGGTACTTGAGGCATAGTATGTATCTAAAGGTAATGACTTTGGTACTAGATGAGGTGTGATAATGACGGAGATGAATAACATACATTAGGCTTTAGAGATGCTCTGAACAGTTTGAGAGCAGCTAAGAATGCTGGGTATTGTAGTTGAGCTACCGATGTGAAGAAATCTTAGATCTAGTTTTGGACCATCTAATCTTTTGACAATTGAAAGGTTAATAAAAgtgacaaacaaaataaacaatatttttctttaaatcccTGTTGGTTTCATTTATTGACGTTCTAGAAAAATAATTCAAACTGAATATTAGTTGGGGatattaaacaaacagactGCAAGTATAATTGTCATGCTTTTCTCCatttccttatttttcaaaaaaataacCTTCGACAGACACCTTCCAGTTTCTGAAACACAGTATAAGTATATAGGCTCAGTGCACCGCTTGCATTATATGCAATTGTACTTTTGAAGTAACCATACTCAAGAATCACTCAAGTATAGCCTCAGTCTTAACCCAACCTAATGGGAGTGTCAGAATAGTTTTGACTTAAATATGGCAAGAATGTGGAGCTCAGTCATGATGGTAGAGATTGCACAACAGTGCGTTTGGAGACAACGCTCTCGAACTCCTCTCTGCTCAGAAGATTCTTTGTTATGCTCTTGCTCTCCTCAAACTTTGGCAAGATGACTGCAATGTATCCTTCGGTGGACGGCTGTTCAGATTTGACAGACAAAGCACAATTAAAGCATAAGATGAAACTTcaatgattgtgtttttttcttcttttttaacaaaGTGCTATATACAAATAACCATTTTGAAGAGGgcaatacattattaaaaatgGACATTCACAGAAGGACACATATACATGCTAATGTAACCaggtaaatgtaaaaatatttaCCTTTTCCAGTAAGAGAGTAGGTTTTTCTAAAATACTCTCATTGACCTCGAGAAGACGGCCCCTGATGCAGCTAAAGAGATGACAGATTTGTGTGACTGATCATGGACGGACAAGAATGTGGACTGTATggctaaaaaaactaaactattaTCTCACCTGTAGATTGTGTATTCAGTTTCATCTGTGCATGTTATCCTGCACAGAGGTGCAAACTCAGTGAGGAACTGACCCCCCTAAAATGGGAAAAGAAAATTGTTGACAGGCATTTAAGGCCAAGCTGAAAAGAATGTGAAGTGAGGCTACACAGGTAGTAATGCATGTACATAGAGCAAAATCATTTGCAGCTTTATTAATAATTATGAAATGTACCCTCTTAGACTTCCCAGACACTTTATTGTTCAGCCGACTGCAGCAATTACTGATCTGGTAATTGATGCTTTTGATTGCCCGCCCATTCTGGAGGATCGGATGAGTCTCTGCTAACGTGACAACACATAGTCTGCagagaacaaacacaaaaccaaaAGTGGGACTtcaaaaaaaataccaaaagcTTACATTATCAGTGTTGGTCAGTCCCTCATACAGAGTGTGGATTATATATATCAAgttagaaacacaaacacaaatctttGAGGTAAATTGTGGATGCATATTTTAATTGTGGTTATCAAACTTATATATTCATATCATCTCAGGAAATATATCAACTTAATAAACTGGGTGACCAGAAAATAGAAATATGCAATCAATTTTCCAgtaattatgttgttgtttttttactttttgtttaagCTGTACTTAGTATTGTTAGTTcgcaatatatatgtatgtaaggTTTTTcaaatactatactataataaatttaaaaagcaatatttTAGAAATCTATCAAAATAATGTAACTTAATACTACCACAAAACCATATTGATACAAGAAAGTATCAACAAAACTGAACAGTTTAGTAGCATCTGTCCCATGGAAAAGCAGTTTATATCCAATTACCAGTTATAAAGAAGACGTTTTGAAATTGTCACCACTGTGTAGATTTCACTGAATACCTATCAATGGCGTGACTCCTGTTAACCTTACCTGTTTGAATGCTGCAGGATGCAGTGGTCCTCACACGGTTTCTCCTTCATATCtaaagaaaacaaccacaataCACTCAACGTATTTGACTTAAATGCATTATGCTGGACAATCTAAATCAACATGTAACGTCAGCACGTTTCCCCCAGAGAGCTCAagtgctgctaacgttagcttgatTAGCACAACACGAGAGGCAGGGCAGTGACATTATTTACCGGCTTTGAACCATCGTGTGTAATATCGGTCGATAACTGACGGCGCCGTCGCTTCTGTGTCTTTCTGCTCCACACAGTCCATGAAAACTATTCACAACAAAggctgtaaaaagaaaacgaAAGGACGAAGAGTACGTTTACAGAAACGTGTTACACCGGGAAGTCGGTACGGGGAACGACTCCGACAGTTTAAAGGAAAAGGGTTCCGGATATTCTTTTCgctttctttttaataatgcaCCTCACGGGACTTTATTGAAATGACAATGAACACTTCTAAATTAACACGTAATTACACAATAACTCGTGGTCTGTCTACTTTAGTTAGTACTATTTAGTTTTATCTAGTTTGTTTTGATGCGAGTTGGCTCGTTATTACTGCGCGGTGATGAGGTTGGCGGTTGTAGTTTGgtagaaagaaaatagttcaTGCACAAAACTGTTCACAAccaggtctgtggattatcttgagaAACCGGGTCAGGATTTCTGGCaagagacattgctgttgagtttttcaaatgtatttatttggttCCCTGAGCACCACAAGGCTTTATTTCCAAGTTTATATTTATAACACCAGAATAGCTGACGTGTTTGGTTATaaattgaaaattgaaaataAAGATTTTAGATGTAAATATTATGttctatgtattttattaaacaatCAATGGTAATTGTACAATGTCTCATCAAAGTTAAACTCTTGATTATTAACAAGGATTAGTGTAGGCCTACTAAACATTGAGGTAGCTTTTCATTGTGGGCACTCGTACTacaagagttttagagttgtaaaatgAAGTGTAACAATGAGCACTTCAGCCAAAGAAAAACTACATCATATGGATCCTGTTTGTGGTTCAATGTTTGATGGTTCAttgttgtgttctgtttagttatacatgtacactttaattaaataaagtgaTTTGGATTACTATCTGGGAAGTTCATTCAGCCTTTAGGATACTGGTAATATATTGATAATACTTTAATGGACAATGGTATGTAGTGTAcaaagtaatataataataataatccatttaatttatatagcgctttttaaggtacagggagcaatgcagggttaagtgtcttgctcaaggacaccgaCTAGGGCGgaggattgaaccgccaaccccctgattgatagatggacctgctaaccactgaccacagtCGCCCCCACGAATAACAAAGTGTGCTTTCTTACTTTGAATAAGCCAAAAGTATAACTTTTAGTATATGAAATAAACATTCATCTCTGAATGTATTGAGGATGATACTgcaatttcattttcaaatttgaataaacattttaatatagtCCACTGGATAAACATATGTTATTACAGTCATAGAACTAGAGC from Cyclopterus lumpus isolate fCycLum1 chromosome 11, fCycLum1.pri, whole genome shotgun sequence harbors:
- the abitram gene encoding protein Abitram; its protein translation is MDCVEQKDTEATAPSVIDRYYTRWFKADMKEKPCEDHCILQHSNRLCVVTLAETHPILQNGRAIKSINYQISNCCSRLNNKVSGKSKRGGQFLTEFAPLCRITCTDETEYTIYSCIRGRLLEVNESILEKPTLLLEKPSTEGYIAVILPKFEESKSITKNLLSREEFESVVSKRTVVQSLPS